A genome region from Mycobacterium florentinum includes the following:
- a CDS encoding HAD-IB family hydrolase/lysophospholipid acyltransferase family protein, with amino-acid sequence MSAAKDREIPTPPKDLRLPGSVAEIRASAPGPKVGAFFDMDGTLVAGFTAVILTQERLRRRDMGVGELLSMVQAGLNHRLGRLEFEDLISKASEALRGRMLSDLEEIGERLFAQRIESRIYPEMRELVRAHVARGHTVVLSSSALTIQVNPVARFLGIANTLTNKFKVNEDGLLTGEVVEPILWGPGKADAVQRFAAEHDIDLKDSYFYADGDEDVALMYLVGNPRPTNPEGKMAAVAKRRGWPVLEFSSRGSVGIRPQVRTLAGIGSMIPVAAGALGVGLLTLSRRRGVNFFTSTFPQTLLGASGVSLNVIGKEHLTAQRPAVFIFNHRNQVDPVIAGALVRDNWIAVGKKELQKDPLVGTLGRLTDGVFIDRDDPVAALETMAEVEERAKKGLSILIAPEGTRIDTTEVGPFKKGPFRIAMAAGIPIVPIVIRNAEIVAARNSTTINPGTVDVAVFPPIPVTDWTVESLPDHIAEVRQLYLDTLANWPEDELPEADLYAEKKAAKKPRAKPAAKAAATKAPAKKAAAKKAPAKKAAPGKSAAKAKPPAKSQPPQLNSSESSLNDGEALQPGADQPGTSESPRPRGRT; translated from the coding sequence ATGAGCGCGGCAAAGGATCGCGAGATACCAACGCCCCCAAAGGATTTACGGTTGCCCGGCTCGGTCGCCGAGATCCGTGCCAGCGCCCCCGGGCCCAAAGTCGGCGCATTCTTCGACATGGACGGAACGCTGGTCGCGGGGTTTACCGCGGTTATCCTCACCCAGGAGCGCTTGCGCCGACGAGACATGGGCGTGGGGGAGCTGCTCAGCATGGTTCAGGCCGGTCTGAACCATAGGCTCGGACGCCTCGAGTTCGAAGATCTGATCAGCAAGGCATCCGAGGCGCTGCGCGGCCGGATGCTGAGCGACCTCGAGGAGATCGGCGAGCGGCTCTTCGCCCAGCGGATCGAGTCGCGGATCTACCCGGAGATGCGCGAGCTGGTGCGCGCCCACGTAGCGCGCGGCCACACCGTGGTGCTCAGCTCGTCGGCGCTGACCATCCAGGTCAATCCGGTGGCCCGCTTCCTCGGGATCGCCAACACGCTCACCAACAAATTCAAGGTCAACGAGGACGGCTTGCTGACCGGCGAGGTCGTCGAGCCGATCTTGTGGGGGCCGGGCAAAGCCGATGCGGTGCAACGGTTTGCGGCCGAGCACGACATCGACCTGAAAGACAGCTACTTCTATGCCGACGGCGACGAGGACGTCGCGTTGATGTACCTGGTGGGCAATCCGCGGCCCACCAACCCTGAAGGCAAGATGGCCGCCGTCGCCAAGCGCCGGGGTTGGCCGGTCCTGGAATTCAGCAGTCGCGGCAGCGTGGGCATCCGGCCGCAGGTGCGCACGCTGGCCGGCATCGGTTCGATGATCCCGGTCGCGGCCGGCGCACTCGGGGTCGGTCTACTCACGCTGAGCCGCCGGCGTGGGGTGAACTTCTTCACCTCGACGTTCCCCCAGACGCTATTGGGAGCCAGCGGCGTGAGCTTGAACGTCATCGGCAAGGAGCATCTGACCGCACAGCGTCCGGCGGTGTTTATCTTCAACCACCGCAACCAGGTTGACCCCGTCATCGCCGGCGCGCTGGTGCGCGACAACTGGATCGCGGTCGGCAAAAAGGAACTGCAAAAAGACCCGCTCGTCGGCACGCTGGGCAGGCTGACCGACGGGGTGTTCATCGACCGCGACGATCCGGTCGCCGCGCTCGAGACGATGGCCGAGGTTGAGGAGCGCGCCAAGAAGGGCCTGTCGATTCTGATCGCCCCCGAGGGCACCCGGATCGACACCACCGAGGTCGGGCCGTTCAAGAAGGGGCCGTTCCGCATTGCGATGGCGGCGGGAATTCCGATCGTGCCCATCGTTATTCGCAACGCGGAGATCGTCGCCGCCCGCAACTCCACCACGATCAACCCCGGCACGGTCGACGTCGCGGTGTTCCCGCCGATCCCCGTGACGGACTGGACGGTCGAGTCGCTACCCGACCACATCGCCGAGGTGCGCCAGCTGTATCTGGACACCTTGGCCAACTGGCCCGAAGACGAACTGCCCGAGGCCGATCTGTACGCCGAGAAGAAGGCGGCCAAGAAGCCCCGGGCCAAGCCGGCCGCCAAGGCCGCCGCGACAAAGGCTCCCGCGAAGAAAGCTGCCGCGAAGAAAGCCCCGGCGAAAAAGGCCGCGCCTGGAAAGTCCGCGGCCAAGGCCAAGCCCCCGGCCAAATCGCAGCCACCGCAGCTGAATTCGAGTGAGTCCTCGCTCAACGACGGCGAGGCGCTGCAGCCCGGTGCCGACCAGCCCGGCACCAGCGAGTCGCCCAGGCCCCGAGGGCGCACGTGA
- a CDS encoding glycerol-3-phosphate 1-O-acyltransferase has product MTQPAANTSAVLTAQDSLVLASMESGIETQLVMEWLSQQRARNPDVKFDVLKLPSGDAPPTALNLLVDQLDSVEDRSIVPVRVFWLPAPDRGRAAKLAGLLPGWDPYHPNQRRQRHILSKDRHRARVVAGEAAKVSELRQQWRDTTVGEDGRDFAQFVTRRALLALERAEYRILGPQYKSPRLLKPEILASARFRAGLKKIPGASVDEAGRMLDELATGWSRVSVDLVSVLARAICRGFEPEIDYDAFQIAAMRTGLEIHPAVLLFSHRSYIDGAVVPVAMQENRLPPVHVFAGINLSFGLMGPLLRRSGVIFIRRDIADNPLYKYVLREYVGYIVEKRFNLSWSIEGTRSRTGKMLPPKLGLMSYVANAYLDGRSEDILLQPVSIGFDQLHETAEYAAYARGGEKTPEGVLWLYNFIKAQGERNYGKIYVRFPEAVSMRQYLGPQHGPLAQDEDAKRLALQKMSFEVAWRILRATPVTATGLVCALLLTTRGAALTLDQLHHTLQDSLDYLDRKHTPVSTSALRLRRPDGVRAAVDALSNGHPITRVDGGREPVWLIAPDKEHAAAFYRNSVIHAFLETSIVELALAHARHTEGDRMEAFWAQAMRLRDLLKFDFYFADSTAFRDNIAEEMAWHDDWEAHVATGGAAIDALLFAKRPLMSDAMLRVFFEAYEIVADVLRDAPADVGQQELTESALGVGRQYVAQTRVRSSESVSTLLFATARQVVADQDLIAPAPDLTERRIAFRRELRAILRDFSYVEHIARNQFVAREFQARQERTAHQAG; this is encoded by the coding sequence GTGACACAACCGGCCGCAAACACCAGCGCAGTCCTGACCGCGCAAGATTCGCTGGTGCTGGCGTCCATGGAGTCCGGCATCGAGACGCAGCTGGTGATGGAATGGCTGAGCCAGCAGCGAGCCCGGAATCCGGATGTGAAGTTCGACGTGCTCAAACTGCCCTCCGGCGATGCGCCGCCAACCGCGCTGAATCTGCTGGTGGATCAGCTGGATTCGGTCGAAGACCGCTCGATCGTGCCGGTGCGCGTGTTCTGGCTACCGGCACCGGATCGCGGCCGGGCCGCGAAGCTGGCCGGGCTGCTTCCCGGGTGGGATCCCTACCACCCCAACCAACGTCGGCAGCGTCACATCCTGAGCAAGGATCGCCACCGGGCCCGGGTGGTGGCCGGTGAGGCCGCCAAGGTGTCCGAACTCCGCCAGCAGTGGCGCGACACCACCGTCGGCGAGGACGGGCGTGATTTCGCCCAATTCGTCACGCGCCGTGCCCTTTTGGCGTTGGAGCGGGCCGAGTACCGGATCCTCGGGCCGCAATACAAATCACCGCGACTGCTGAAGCCGGAGATTCTGGCATCCGCGCGATTTCGCGCCGGCCTGAAAAAGATCCCGGGCGCCAGCGTCGACGAGGCCGGCAGGATGCTCGACGAATTGGCCACCGGCTGGAGCCGGGTGTCCGTCGACCTGGTTTCCGTTCTGGCCAGGGCGATTTGCCGCGGATTCGAACCGGAGATCGACTACGACGCGTTCCAGATCGCGGCGATGCGCACCGGGCTGGAAATTCACCCGGCGGTGCTGCTGTTCTCGCACCGGTCCTACATCGACGGCGCGGTGGTGCCGGTCGCGATGCAGGAAAACCGGTTGCCGCCGGTGCACGTGTTCGCGGGGATCAACCTGTCGTTCGGATTGATGGGCCCGCTGCTGCGGCGCTCCGGCGTCATCTTCATCCGCCGCGACATCGCCGATAATCCGCTCTACAAGTACGTGCTGCGTGAATACGTCGGCTACATCGTCGAGAAGCGTTTCAACCTGAGCTGGTCCATCGAGGGAACTCGGTCGCGCACCGGCAAGATGCTGCCCCCCAAGCTTGGTCTGATGTCGTACGTGGCCAACGCGTATCTGGATGGCCGCAGCGAAGACATTCTGCTGCAACCCGTTTCGATCGGCTTCGACCAGCTGCACGAGACAGCCGAATACGCCGCCTACGCCCGCGGTGGAGAGAAGACCCCGGAGGGCGTGCTGTGGCTGTACAACTTCATCAAGGCCCAGGGTGAACGCAACTACGGCAAGATCTACGTCCGATTCCCCGAAGCGGTCTCCATGCGGCAGTACCTCGGCCCGCAGCATGGCCCGCTGGCTCAGGATGAGGACGCGAAACGTCTTGCGCTGCAGAAGATGTCGTTCGAGGTAGCGTGGCGGATCCTGCGCGCAACCCCGGTGACGGCGACCGGTTTGGTGTGCGCGTTGCTGCTGACCACTCGCGGTGCGGCGCTGACGCTCGACCAACTGCACCACACCTTGCAGGACTCACTGGACTACCTGGACCGTAAGCACACCCCGGTGTCGACGAGCGCGTTGCGGCTGCGCAGGCCCGACGGTGTGCGCGCGGCCGTCGACGCATTGTCCAACGGGCATCCGATCACCCGCGTGGACGGTGGTCGCGAGCCCGTGTGGCTGATCGCGCCCGACAAGGAGCACGCCGCGGCGTTCTACCGGAACTCGGTGATCCACGCGTTCCTGGAGACCTCGATCGTCGAACTCGCCCTGGCGCATGCCCGGCACACCGAAGGCGACCGCATGGAGGCGTTTTGGGCGCAGGCGATGCGGCTGCGCGATCTGCTGAAATTCGACTTCTACTTTGCCGATTCGACCGCGTTCCGCGACAACATCGCCGAAGAGATGGCATGGCATGACGATTGGGAGGCCCACGTCGCGACCGGCGGCGCCGCGATCGACGCGCTGCTGTTCGCCAAGCGGCCGTTGATGTCCGACGCGATGCTGCGGGTGTTCTTCGAGGCCTACGAGATCGTCGCCGACGTGTTGCGTGATGCGCCGGCCGATGTCGGGCAGCAGGAACTCACCGAGTCCGCACTCGGGGTCGGCCGGCAATACGTGGCGCAGACCCGGGTGCGCAGCAGCGAGTCGGTGTCGACACTGCTCTTTGCCACCGCGCGTCAGGTCGTCGCCGATCAGGATCTGATCGCGCCGGCCCCGGATCTCACCGAACGCCGGATCGCCTTCCGGCGGGAATTGCGGGCGATTCTGCGGGACTTCAGTTACGTCGAGCACATCGCCCGCAACCAATTCGTGGCCCGCGAATTCCAGGCGCGACAGGAGCGCACCGCTCACCAGGCCGGGTAG
- a CDS encoding cytochrome c oxidase assembly protein has translation MTVGQSAAKARELVWPLLTGVAVLAGCTAAGIGALSLADALTATGLPNPGPATTLGLPFVRAAGEIAAVLAVGSFLFAAFLVPPQKSGVLDADGYRALRVGTVASGAWAVCALLLIPLTISDVSGHRLAEILNPVRLWSLASLVNTASSWRWTAFLAAGVTLASLAVLRWSWTPLLLAGSLVTLIPLGLTGHSSAGGSHDLATNSLLIHLVAASLWAGGLLAVLAHALRGGDHLALAARRFSTIALWCWVAMALSGVMNALVRLLPSDLLTTTYGRLVLVKVVALGALGVLGWRQRRAGVVALQRDPTSRSGLIRLALVEAALFGVTFGVAVGLGRTPPPPPPVRLPSIPEAEIGYDFEGGPTVARVLFDWRFDLVFGTAAILLAALYVAGVLRLRRRGDHWPSGRIVAWLLGCLTLLFVTSSGVGRYMPAMFSMHMAAHMGLSMLVPILLVLGAPVSLALRALPAAGRDDPPGMREWLLAALHSRVSRILTNPIVATVLFVAGFYGLYFTSIFDGAVASHAGHLAMNVHFLVSGYLFYWVVIGVDPTPRPIPPLAKVGVVFASLPMHAFFGVELMGTPTVLGEAYYRSLGLSWHTDLLGDQHLGGGIAWAAGEVPLVIVMLALLVQWARSDARTARRLDRAADRDDDADLTAYNAMLAEMARGSRPRPASQGPASPDPRA, from the coding sequence ATGACGGTCGGCCAGTCCGCAGCCAAAGCCAGAGAGCTGGTGTGGCCGCTGCTTACCGGCGTCGCGGTGCTGGCCGGTTGCACGGCCGCCGGCATCGGGGCGTTGTCGCTGGCCGACGCGCTGACCGCCACCGGACTGCCCAATCCGGGCCCGGCAACCACGCTGGGTCTGCCGTTCGTCCGGGCGGCGGGTGAGATCGCCGCGGTGCTGGCCGTGGGGTCGTTTCTGTTCGCGGCCTTCCTGGTGCCGCCGCAGAAGTCCGGCGTGCTCGACGCCGATGGATACCGCGCGCTTCGGGTGGGGACGGTCGCGTCGGGCGCCTGGGCGGTGTGTGCTCTCCTGCTGATCCCGCTGACCATCTCCGACGTCTCCGGGCACCGGCTGGCCGAGATCCTCAATCCGGTGCGGCTCTGGTCGCTGGCCAGCCTGGTCAACACCGCCTCGTCGTGGCGCTGGACGGCGTTTCTGGCCGCCGGCGTCACGCTGGCCAGCTTGGCGGTGCTGCGCTGGTCGTGGACGCCGCTGCTGTTGGCCGGCTCGCTGGTCACCCTGATCCCGCTGGGCCTGACGGGCCACTCGTCGGCCGGCGGCTCGCATGACCTGGCCACCAATAGCCTGTTGATCCACCTCGTCGCCGCCAGCCTGTGGGCCGGCGGGCTGCTGGCCGTGCTCGCACACGCGCTGCGCGGTGGCGACCACCTCGCCCTGGCCGCCCGGCGGTTCTCGACGATCGCATTGTGGTGCTGGGTCGCGATGGCGCTCAGCGGCGTGATGAACGCCCTGGTGCGGCTGCTGCCGTCGGACCTGCTGACCACGACATACGGGCGGCTGGTGCTGGTCAAGGTCGTCGCGCTGGGTGCGCTCGGGGTCCTGGGCTGGCGGCAACGGCGCGCCGGAGTCGTTGCGCTGCAACGTGATCCCACGTCGCGCAGCGGCCTGATCCGGCTGGCGCTGGTCGAGGCGGCCCTGTTCGGCGTGACGTTCGGCGTCGCGGTCGGACTCGGCCGTACCCCACCGCCACCACCGCCGGTCCGGCTGCCGTCGATTCCTGAGGCCGAGATCGGTTACGACTTCGAGGGCGGGCCGACGGTGGCGCGCGTCCTGTTCGATTGGCGCTTCGATCTGGTCTTCGGTACGGCCGCAATCCTTTTGGCCGCGCTGTATGTGGCGGGGGTGCTGCGGCTGCGCCGCCGCGGCGATCACTGGCCGTCCGGCCGGATCGTGGCCTGGTTGTTGGGCTGTCTGACCCTGCTGTTCGTCACATCATCCGGGGTCGGCCGCTACATGCCGGCGATGTTCAGCATGCACATGGCCGCGCACATGGGGCTGTCGATGCTGGTGCCGATCCTGCTGGTGCTGGGCGCGCCGGTGAGCCTGGCGCTGCGGGCGCTGCCCGCCGCCGGCCGCGACGACCCGCCGGGCATGCGCGAATGGCTGCTGGCCGCCCTGCACAGCCGGGTGTCGCGCATCCTGACCAATCCGATCGTGGCCACGGTGCTGTTCGTCGCGGGCTTCTACGGCCTGTACTTCACCTCGATCTTCGACGGCGCGGTCGCCAGCCACGCCGGGCATCTGGCGATGAACGTGCACTTCCTGGTCAGCGGCTACCTCTTCTATTGGGTGGTGATCGGTGTGGACCCCACGCCGCGTCCGATCCCGCCGCTGGCCAAGGTGGGCGTGGTGTTCGCGTCGCTGCCCATGCACGCGTTCTTCGGCGTGGAACTGATGGGCACCCCGACCGTGCTGGGCGAGGCCTACTACCGGTCGCTGGGCTTGAGTTGGCATACCGACCTGCTGGGCGATCAACACTTGGGCGGCGGAATCGCTTGGGCGGCAGGCGAAGTGCCGCTCGTCATCGTCATGCTCGCGCTGCTGGTGCAGTGGGCCCGCAGCGACGCGCGCACCGCGCGGCGCCTGGATCGGGCCGCCGACCGCGACGACGACGCCGATCTGACCGCCTACAACGCGATGCTGGCCGAAATGGCCCGCGGCTCGAGGCCGCGGCCCGCGTCTCAGGGACCCGCTTCGCCCGATCCGCGAGCGTAA
- a CDS encoding single-stranded DNA-binding protein, producing MFETPLTVVGHIVNNPERRQVGSQEVMKFRVASNSRRRTADGGWEPGNSLFINVNCWGKLVTGVGAALGKGAPVIVVGFVYTSEYEDRDGNRRSSLEMRATSVGPDVSRAIVRVEKPGYTGPDAEPAAVVGDTTVEPVAEDDAAESGDGAEDPSSLSLSA from the coding sequence ATGTTCGAAACACCCCTTACCGTGGTCGGTCACATCGTCAACAATCCCGAGCGTCGGCAGGTCGGAAGTCAGGAGGTCATGAAGTTTCGCGTCGCCAGCAATTCGCGCCGCCGCACCGCCGACGGCGGCTGGGAGCCGGGGAATTCGCTGTTCATCAATGTCAATTGCTGGGGCAAGTTGGTCACCGGCGTCGGGGCCGCGCTCGGCAAGGGCGCCCCGGTGATCGTGGTCGGCTTCGTCTACACCAGCGAGTACGAGGACCGTGATGGCAATCGGCGTTCGTCGCTGGAGATGCGCGCGACGTCCGTGGGGCCCGATGTCTCGCGCGCGATCGTGCGCGTCGAAAAGCCCGGCTACACCGGCCCCGACGCGGAACCGGCGGCCGTGGTCGGCGACACCACGGTCGAGCCGGTCGCCGAGGATGACGCGGCCGAATCCGGCGACGGCGCCGAGGACCCCAGCTCGCTGTCTCTGTCCGCCTAG
- the ettA gene encoding energy-dependent translational throttle protein EttA produces the protein MAEFIYTMKKVRKAHGDKVILDDVTLSFFPGAKIGVVGPNGAGKSSVLRIMAGLDKPNNGDAFLANDATVGILLQEPPLNEEKTVRGNVEEGLGEIKVKLDRFNEVAELMATDYSDELMEEMGRLQEELDHADAWDLDSQLEQAMDALRCPPPDEPVTNLSGGERRRVALCKLLLSKPDLLLLDEPTNHLDAESVQWLEQHLASYAGAILAVTHDRYFLDNVAEWILELDRGRAYPYEGNYSTYLEKKAERIAVQGRKDAKLQKRLQEELAWVRSGAKARQAKSKARLQRYDEMAAEAEKTRKLDFEEIQIPVGPRLGNVVVEVDHLDKGYDGRTLIKDLSFTLPRNGIVGVIGPNGVGKTTLFKTIVGLEEPDSGTVKVGETVKLSYVDQSRAGIDPKKTVWQVVSDGLDHIVVGQTEVPSRAYVSAFGFKGPDQQKPAGVLSGGERNRLNLALTLKQGGNLILLDEPTNDLDVETLGSLENALEQFPGCAVVISHDRWFLDRTCTHILAWEGDDDNEAKWFWFEGNFGAYEENKVERLGVEAARPHRVTHRKLTRD, from the coding sequence ATGGCTGAGTTCATCTACACGATGAAAAAGGTCCGCAAGGCGCACGGCGACAAGGTGATCCTGGACGACGTCACGCTGAGCTTTTTCCCGGGCGCCAAGATCGGTGTCGTCGGCCCTAACGGCGCCGGTAAGTCGAGCGTCTTGCGGATCATGGCCGGTCTGGACAAGCCGAACAACGGCGATGCATTCCTGGCCAACGATGCGACGGTCGGCATCCTGCTGCAGGAGCCGCCGCTGAACGAGGAGAAGACCGTTCGCGGCAACGTGGAAGAGGGCCTGGGCGAGATCAAGGTCAAGCTCGACCGCTTCAACGAGGTCGCCGAGCTGATGGCCACCGACTACTCGGACGAGCTGATGGAGGAGATGGGCCGGCTGCAAGAGGAGCTGGACCATGCCGACGCGTGGGACCTCGACTCGCAGCTCGAGCAGGCGATGGATGCGCTGCGCTGCCCGCCGCCCGACGAGCCGGTGACCAACCTGTCCGGTGGTGAGCGTCGCCGGGTGGCGCTGTGCAAGCTGCTGCTGTCCAAGCCCGACCTGCTGCTGCTCGACGAGCCGACCAACCACCTGGACGCCGAGAGTGTGCAGTGGCTCGAACAGCATCTGGCCAGCTACGCGGGCGCGATCCTGGCCGTCACCCACGACCGTTACTTCCTGGACAACGTCGCCGAATGGATCCTGGAACTCGACCGCGGCCGCGCCTACCCCTACGAAGGCAACTACTCGACCTACCTGGAGAAGAAGGCCGAGCGAATCGCGGTGCAGGGCCGCAAGGACGCCAAGCTGCAGAAGCGTTTGCAAGAGGAACTGGCCTGGGTGCGCTCGGGCGCCAAGGCGCGCCAGGCCAAGAGCAAGGCCCGGCTGCAGCGCTACGACGAAATGGCCGCCGAGGCGGAGAAGACGCGCAAGCTCGATTTCGAGGAGATCCAGATACCGGTCGGGCCCCGGCTGGGCAATGTGGTGGTCGAGGTCGATCACCTGGACAAGGGCTACGACGGGCGCACCCTGATCAAGGATCTGTCGTTCACCCTGCCCCGCAACGGCATCGTCGGCGTCATCGGTCCCAACGGTGTCGGTAAGACCACGCTGTTCAAAACCATCGTCGGGCTCGAGGAGCCGGACAGCGGCACGGTCAAGGTCGGCGAGACCGTGAAGCTCAGCTACGTCGACCAGAGCCGCGCGGGGATCGATCCGAAAAAGACCGTCTGGCAGGTCGTCTCCGACGGGCTCGACCACATCGTCGTCGGCCAGACCGAGGTGCCGTCCCGTGCGTATGTGTCGGCGTTCGGATTCAAGGGCCCCGACCAGCAGAAGCCGGCCGGGGTGCTCTCCGGTGGTGAGCGCAACCGGCTGAACCTGGCGCTGACGCTCAAGCAGGGCGGCAACCTGATCCTGCTCGACGAACCGACCAACGACCTCGACGTCGAAACGTTGGGTTCGCTGGAGAACGCGCTGGAACAATTCCCCGGTTGCGCAGTGGTGATTTCGCACGACCGCTGGTTCCTCGACCGCACCTGCACGCACATCCTGGCCTGGGAGGGCGACGACGACAACGAGGCCAAGTGGTTCTGGTTCGAGGGCAACTTCGGTGCATACGAGGAAAACAAGGTGGAACGACTCGGAGTCGAGGCCGCCAGGCCGCACCGGGTGACGCACCGCAAGCTGACGCGGGACTAG